Proteins co-encoded in one Micropterus dolomieu isolate WLL.071019.BEF.003 ecotype Adirondacks linkage group LG19, ASM2129224v1, whole genome shotgun sequence genomic window:
- the LOC123957806 gene encoding SH2 domain-containing protein 1A-like, whose protein sequence is MENLPVYHGPIGKEEGERRLAQDGRDGCYLVRNSDSVEGVYCLCVLSNGYVYTYRLHKDDAGSWAAETSPGVQKRYFRKIRNLIAAFQKPGQGIAMPLLYPVTAQRRAHTHTEAQMPGNSLSPTNSIPNAYLQQRPPHAAQEQKNRNKTEVRQAFG, encoded by the exons ATGGAAAACCTGCCCGTCTACCACGGACCCATCGGCAAAGAAGAAGGTGAGAGGCGGCTGGCCCAGGACGGGCGGGATGGGTGCTACCTAGTCCGcaacagtgactctgtggaggGTGTTTACTGCCTGTGTGTGCT gagcaACGGATACGTCTACACATACAGGCTCCACAAGGACGACGCAGGTTCATGGGCAGCAGAA ACCAGTCCTGGTGTGCAGAAACGATATTTCCGGAAAATCAGGAACTTGATAGCAGCTTTCCAAAAGCCAGGACAAGGAATTGCCATGCCTCTGCTCTACCCTGTCACAGCTCAGCgacgggcacacacacacacagaggcacagatGCCCGGTAATAGCCTGTCACCGACAAACAGCATCCCAAACGCTTACCTCCAGCAGCGGCCACCGCATGCTGCTCaggaacagaaaaacagaaacaagacGGAGGTGCGCCAAGCTTTTGGTTAG
- the LOC123958358 gene encoding type-2 angiotensin II receptor-like, which produces MAIPDDLSLFNSTSSPHSKTEIYLNTSLAPSAPPCTDWPPVSMTTVIPTIYSVICVLGIVANALAVCVLAHSNASRRTVANTFMLNLCVSDLLFLLSLPLWAVYYSQGYSWPFGWVACKVCGALLNLNLYASIFFITSMSMDRYLAIVRPLHSQSARDPKRARLTCILVWVLACACSAPTFYLRDTHLLKGLGVEACVISYPNHTWYLTLAWMKIVLAFLLPLLVISCCYYSIGKHLLADTGLVRMQNLPHPPNMNSFKSLESSKPERPPMPCVSPSSCGGRTLEGRGLERVLWTVAAVVLAFFLCWFPFHCVTFLDVLNSKGWLDSCWINWTIHNLTPLTLCLGFSNSAINPVLYCFIGNHFRGHLGGLCKGLCACLKTRGEDHSQKTGSFSTRLSSFSRKLSDLKDLAIVEPSGPV; this is translated from the coding sequence ATGGCAATTCCAGATGACCTCTCCCTTTtcaactccacctcctccccccaTTCAAAAACAGAGATCTATCTGAACACCTCTCTAGCCCCCTCTGCTCCCCCGTGCACTGACTGGCCTCCTGTATCCATGACCACAGTCATCCCCACCATCTACAGCGTCATCTGTGTGCTTGGAATCGTAGCCAAcgccctggctgtgtgtgtgttggcccATTCCAATGCCTCAAGGAGAACTGTGGCAAACACTTTCATGCtgaacctgtgtgtgtctgacctgctgttcctgctgtctctcccgCTGTGGGCCGTCTACTACTCCCAGGGCTACAGCTGGCCCTTTGGCTGGGTTGCCTGCAAAGTCTGCGGAGCTCTCCTCAACCTCAACCTCTACGCGTCCATCTTCTTCATCACGAGCATGAGCATGGACCGCTACCTGGCCATCGTGCGCCCGCTCCACTCCCAGAGCGCACGAGACCCCAAACGTGCCCGGCTCACGTGCATCCTGGTGTGGGTCCTGGCGTGTGCTTGCTCAGCCCCCACCTTTTATCTGAGGGACACTCACCTCCTCAAGGGGCTTGGAGTGGAGGCCTGTGTGATTTCTTATCCTAATCATACCTGGTATCTGACCCTGGCCTGGATGAAGATTGTTCTGGCCTTCCTGCTGCCCTTGCTTGTCATCTCTTGTTGCTACTACTCTATTGGTAAACATTTGTTGGCTGATACAGGGCTGGTAAGAATGCAGAATCTGCCGCACCCCCCCAACATGAactcttttaaatcactggagaGCAGTAAACCAGAGAGACCCCCAATGCCCTGTGTGAGCCCCAGCTCCTGTGGGGGCAGAACCCTGGAGGGCAGGGGGCTGGAGCGGGTGTTGTGGACAGTAGCTGCTGTGGTCCTGGCCTTCTTCCTCTGCTGGTTCCCCTTCCACTGCGTGACGTTCTTGGACGTGCTGAATAGTAAGGGCTGGTTGGACAGCTGCTGGATTAACTGGACCATCCACAACCTCACCCCTCTCACCCTCTGCTTGGGCTTCTCCAACTCAGCCATCAACCCTGTGCTCTATTGCTTCATTGGAAACCATTTCCGGGGTCATCTCGGGGGCCTCTGCAAGGGCCTGTGTGCTTGTTTAAAGACCCGTGGGGAAGATCACAGCCAGAAGACGGGCTCCTTCAGCACCAGGCTGAGCTCCTTCTCCCGAAAACTCAGTGACCTGAAAGACCTGGCGATTGtggagccctctggtcctgtcTAA